One genomic window of Coffea eugenioides isolate CCC68of chromosome 1, Ceug_1.0, whole genome shotgun sequence includes the following:
- the LOC113769551 gene encoding uncharacterized protein LOC113769551, translated as MRRGYEKLDGNGSRRRKRRVVELATENGSSRRRLFWRIRLTPRLKLKLRLRFSPKKFILGRRDAYINLMTKLASSRFVNSRVAGYPGEGISGFGLRPLKEYDEKMIVEIYKSLVMAQGHQLVNPGVVVAVAPPQNSHSSDGN; from the coding sequence ATGAGGAGAGGATACGAGAAACTAGATGGGAACGGTAGTCGACGGAGGAAGAGAAGGGTGGTGGAGTTGGCGACGGAAAACGGGTCAAGCCGGAGGAGGCTGTTCTGGAGGATAAGGTTGACTCCCAGGCTGAAGCTGAAACTAAGATTAAGATTCTCGCCCAAGAAATTTATCCTGGGACGTCGGGATGCCTACATTAATTTGATGACCAAGCTGGCCAGCAGCCGGTTCGTCAACAGCAGGGTGGCCGGATATCCTGGGGAGGGCATCAGCGGGTTTGGGTTGCGCCCGCTCAAAGAGTACGACGAGAAGATGATCGTCGAGATCTACAAGTCTTTGGTGATGGCTCAGGGCCACCAATTGGTGAATCCTGGCGTCGTTGTCGCAGTCGCACCCCCACAAAATTCCCACTCTTCCGACGGTAACTGA
- the LOC113769559 gene encoding NAC domain-containing protein 55-like: MEMDQQNQPIREVFGTSPNTIQSLPPPFNELQQEKPLLLPTSSTELQQEEPLLLAGSSSNASSNNDGVNEFFDEEEEFIDHAFFESFPPGYRFCPKDGELIVFYLRKKIAKDELPRNQIRHVNLYQHSPDKISERYPPIGEKEWYFFTPRNRKYRNGERPNRATGTGYWKATGADKPVNHDGSLVGFRKALVFYEGKPPKGVKTNWIMHEYRVKEPPRKRSNTMDMRLDDFVLCRIYKKTDKSFKSRPRNEDSEDLDQNDYPTPQGNERLDQNNAYPLDMDMGNRNDLGGLDRELKAFEASSGLVQSEYHIGLHEMSNVMGTSLLADSVKCFNNNFQIPFNCGAKPVNYKGFVYPMENVLTPKYLREAPDVKPRKAMWNITKDYETFNLSPEIDFGTTIDFPDLDNLMNNRPSNSCFENSNNPFDSPPMPRRS, translated from the exons ATGGAGATGGACCAGCAGAATCAGCCGATACGTGAGGTTTTTGGTACATCTCCAAATACTATTCAAAGTCTTCCTCCTCCTTTTAATGAACTACAACAAGAAAAACCATTACTCTTGCCTACATCAAGCACTGAACTACAACAAGAAGAACCATTACTCTTGGCTGGATCAAGCAGCAATGCTTCTTCTAATAATGATGGTGTGaatgaattttttgatgaaGAAGAGGAGTTTATTGATCATGCCTTTTTCGAGTCGTTTCCGCCGGGGTATAGATTTTGTCCCAAGGACGGTGAACTCATTGTTTTTTACCTGAGGAAAAAGATTGCTAAGGACGAATTGCCTCGTAACCAGATTAGACATGTCAATCTCTATCAGCACAGTCCAGATAAGATTTCAG AGAGATATCCACCAATAGGTGAAAAGGAGTGGTACTTTTTCACCCCAAGAAACCGAAAATATCGAAATGGGGAACGACCAAATCGAGCTACTGGAACTGGATATTGGAAGGCTACTGGAGCAGACAAACCTGTCAACCACGACGGTTCCCTGGTGGGATTCAGGAAGGCATTGGTTTTTTATGAAGGAAAACCCCCGAAAGGGGTAAAAACCAACTGGATAATGCACGAATATAGAGTGAAGGAACCTCCAAGAAAGAGATCAAATACAATGGACATGAGG TTGGATGATTTTGTTCTATGCAGGATATACAAGAAAACTGATAAATCCTTCAAAAGCCGACCGCGCAATGAAGATTCTGAAGATCTTGATCAAAACGACTATCCAACTCCCCAAGGGAATGAAAGACTTGATCAAAACAATGCGTATCCTCTAGATATGGACATGGGTAATAGGAATGATCTAGGTGGACTTGACAGGGAGTTGAAAGCATTCGAAGCTTCGTCCGGACTTGTTCAATCTGAATACCACATCGGACTCCATGAAATGTCCAATGTGATGGGAACTTCTTTACTTGCAGACTCCGTTAAGTGCTTCAACAATAATTTCCAGATACCATTTAATTGTGGAGCAAAACCAGTAAATTACAAAGGTTTTGTGTATCCAATGGAGAATGTTTTGACGCCGAAATATTTGAGAGAAGCTCCGGACGTTAAACCAAGAAAGGCTATGTGGAACATTACGAAGGATTATGAGACCTTCAATTTGTCGCCAGAGATTGATTTTGGAACCACTATAGATTTCCCAGATTTGGACAATCTTATGAACAATCGACCATCAAACAGTTGCTTTGAAAACTCAAATAATCCTTTTGATAGTCCACCAATGCCCAGAAGAAGCTGA